TGTCCGTTGTCATCTCTGGTAGGAACTGTTGGCCATCTCCTCGCGATATTATGATAATATAGATCATTCATGTGACTCGCCTTCTCATAATCCTCGCGCACGAACCTCGTGTTCGACATCAAATCAATGCCATCATGAATCTTCACATTAATTTTATTCGCAAATGAATAGCGTTGGAAGTTGTCATCAGCATATTTGTTCAAACCACTTTGATCCATTAAATTCAGAGAGGTGTAGAAATTAACTTTCTCACCGCCCCCATTGGCGCTTAGGGTATGTTCATGTGAAGGTGAATAGTCTCTATATACCTCATCAAACCAATTGGTATTCGCATTGGAACCACCATAATATTGCCACCTGCCATTTGGACCCGGAGTACTTACCGTATTGATCTCTCCTTTTTGATAGGCAGTAATACGATCCAGAACTTCCTGGGAAAATACAGCCTGTTCACCATCATTCGCTTTCACCTCATTGAAATAATAAGCAAAAGTTCGCGAATCCAACATCGTTGGCAAGCCCCTTGGTTTGCTCAAGCGAAAGTTGTTATTATAATTTACCAAAGTTTTGCCTGATTTACCCGTTTTGGTCGTTATCAGAATCACACCGAATGGTGCACGAGAACCATAAATCGAAGAAGCAGCAGCATCCTTCAAGACTGTAATGTTCTCAATATCATTTGGATTTAAGGCATTGATGTCACCTTCCATCCCGTCTATGAGGATTAAAGGTGAGGAGCTCGAACCTACCCCAATCGTACCTGCACCACGAATGTTGATGTTCATCGTTTGGTTCAACTCTCCTCCCATCCCTGCATTCTGAACATTTAATCCCGGTACCATCCCCTGAAGCGCTTGTGCAGTATTTTGAACAGGACGGGCCTCTAATTCTTTTGCACTTACAGTAGAAACTGCACCTGTTAAATTAGCTTTCTTTTGTTGGCCATAGCCAACTACCACAACCTCATCCATAAGATTCTCTTCTTCAGCTAATGTAATGGTCATCTCTTGTGTAGATGCCGAAACAGATTGAGATACATAACCCATGGAAGTAACAACCAAGACAGCATTCGAACCAGATACTCTTAACGAAAATTCCCCGTTTTCATTTGTCGACGTGCTATTGGCAGTGCCTTTTTCAGAAACTGTTGCAAGAGCAATAGGCTGCCCTTCTTTATCTAGCACCCTACCCTTAACAGCAACTTGTACCAATTCGGTGTTTGAAACAGTTTTGACCTCCGTAGTATTTCCTTTTACAGAAGGTCTGATTAATATAATTTTATCTTTTACCTCATAACTTACATCCTGATTCGCCAAGATCTTGTTCAATGCTGTTTGAAGACTGATCTTTGAATCGACAATAGTTACCCTCGAAGAATTAGACAATAAGGATTCATTGTAGACAATCTGAAATCCGCTCTTCTTTCGAATCTCTTTTAAGGCTTCCTTGGCAGAAACATTCTTAAGATTTAAGGAAATGGTCTGGCTAAAACCAAGCGCAAAACCATTCAATGCTAAACAGGAAATTACTATGGCTAATTTAGAAGCTTTATTTATCCTTGGAATTATCAGCTTCCCAAATATCTCATAGCCCTGAAAAGGAATAAAGAATTTTTTGTTCATATAAGTAGGTGTTATAGATTATAAAATGGTCTTTTATAATTTCATTACTTATATAGAGTTCAATTCTTTCGACTACCCTAAAAAAAATTTAATTTATTTTCTAAACGTTAGAACTTTGTCGTTTAGTTGTAGAATGGAATGACTCGAAGCGTCTAATAACAAAATCAATTCCTCTAATTCGTTTTCTCGAGCCAAGTAAATAGTGAAGTTCTCTACGGGAACACTATTACGGTCAAACTTAAAATCATAATATTTTTGAAGGTCTTCAAGGATAAACCTTAAGCTCCTGTTGTCATAATATAGAAAACCATCTTTCCAAGCTAAATATTCTTCAATCTCCCCTTCGTCAAGAGACTTCATCAATGCCTGATTCGAATTTACACGTATCAAATTGCCAGGCTTTAATTTATTGTTTTTCCCAGTATGCACAGCCTTTACATTTAAGCTCCCCTCATATAAAAAAGTTTCATCGTAGGAACCTGTGGTTTTCACGTTAAATGAAGTGCCCAATACCTGAATGGTCTGTTGTTCGGTCTTGACCTCAAAAGGGACTTTTTTATTGTCCTTTTTAAAACTCTTCACTTCGAAATAAGCTTCTCCTGCTAGCGTCAATTTACGATCTTTAAGATATGAAGCTGCATAATGTAAATTGGAATTTGCATTGAGGTTGACAATTGAACCGTCCGGAAGCTCAACTTTATAAACTTCTCCAATACCCGTTTTAATATTTAGAATATCATCCTCCCCTAATCCAAGCCTTGAAATATTTAGGACCATTTTTTTATCCTTATCTAGGAAAATAGCTTTGGATTCGTCGTTGCCAACGGATAGAGGTTCTGTTTTAGAAAATGAATTGTTCTGTTCCGTTAAGGTACCTGCTAGGAAGTCTGCAGTGACTTCTTTCCCCTCATTTCTCTTGAAAAAATCACGGATATGATCCTGTTTGAAAAAAACTAAACATCCAACAATAGCAAAGACCAAAATAAAAGACACCGTCGAAAGATTTCTTTTAATCTTCCGCCTTCTATCTTTTTTAATGGAATGGATTAATCTATCGTGGATTTCTATCCCTAAATCTCCTTTGCTTTTTTCATCCATATTCTCCGGTAATTAGAAGAATAAAATCGAGGTTGTAATAATTAAAATTGATTTTTTCAGCAAGCTCAAAACCTTGGACATATGATACTCAACAGATTTGATACTGAGGTTCATCCGTCCTGCAATTTCTTTGTACGTCAAATCTTCATTCCTATTCAACTCGAATATTGTTCTACTTTTTTTCGTCAATTTATTCTTTAGAACGTGATTTAATTGGAATTCAATATCCTTTAATGCTAATTGGTCGTATTCTGAGGTCATAATATCAAAGCTGTCTATATTCAGCATTTCAACCTTTTTCCTCTCCTTCAAAACAAAAATACATTTGTTTTTGATACAAACACTAAGATACGCCTTGATCGAGTATCGAATTTCCAATTTATGACGAATTCTCCAAATATCCAGGAACACATCATGAAGAACATCCTTTGCAAGCTCCTCATCCCTTAAAAATGAATAACTGCTGTCGAAAAAATTCTCCCAATATTTAAAATAAATCTCCGAAAAAGCTGTCTTATCGTTGTTCTTAAGCCTTGAAACAAGATCATAATCTTCCCA
The Sphingobacterium daejeonense genome window above contains:
- a CDS encoding FecR family protein, whose protein sequence is MDEKSKGDLGIEIHDRLIHSIKKDRRRKIKRNLSTVSFILVFAIVGCLVFFKQDHIRDFFKRNEGKEVTADFLAGTLTEQNNSFSKTEPLSVGNDESKAIFLDKDKKMVLNISRLGLGEDDILNIKTGIGEVYKVELPDGSIVNLNANSNLHYAASYLKDRKLTLAGEAYFEVKSFKKDNKKVPFEVKTEQQTIQVLGTSFNVKTTGSYDETFLYEGSLNVKAVHTGKNNKLKPGNLIRVNSNQALMKSLDEGEIEEYLAWKDGFLYYDNRSLRFILEDLQKYYDFKFDRNSVPVENFTIYLARENELEELILLLDASSHSILQLNDKVLTFRK
- a CDS encoding sigma-70 family RNA polymerase sigma factor, whose protein sequence is MNPLPSVSGLSWEDYDLVSRLKNNDKTAFSEIYFKYWENFFDSSYSFLRDEELAKDVLHDVFLDIWRIRHKLEIRYSIKAYLSVCIKNKCIFVLKERKKVEMLNIDSFDIMTSEYDQLALKDIEFQLNHVLKNKLTKKSRTIFELNRNEDLTYKEIAGRMNLSIKSVEYHMSKVLSLLKKSILIITTSILFF